A region of Staphylococcus sp. IVB6181 DNA encodes the following proteins:
- a CDS encoding MMPL family transporter, giving the protein MANFLYKLGSFIAKHKWWAIVAWIVVLLAVIVPMTFNAPKFDNDIKMTGLKSIDTNKKIEKHFDIDSEKATIRVVMKSHTKDGIVKEGVMKDVKQTLDDIKKDDKHVEKVADPYKNKQISKDKTTLFTDIQYDLSMTSIEDKNIDKVKDHLDDLKDKHNIQTELTGNGMSGNVEVGGMSEVIGIVVAFIVLLITFGSFVAAGLPIISAVLGLVTSVGIIGFMTHFTDIPNVTLTLAVMIGLAVGIDYALFILFRYRQIIKKESSVPKAVGLALGTAGGAVIFAGLTVIIAVCGLGLVGIKFLGIMGYMSAISVLFAVLSALTLVPALISLFHKYIHPKVEGQGRKSADTGWSKFIVKSPLAAVLIGLIILVTVSVPVSHMRLGIPDDGVKPESTTQKKAYDIMSDKFGEGFNGQIPMIINVKDKKDDPQAMQKDLKQLMGDINDMDNVELVSPPQMSKHNDYALITVIPKNGPQAKSTDDLVKDLRDYNDDAKDKYGFLTEISGTNVINIDMSKKLNDAIPVFAGIIVLLAFVLLMLVFRSIIIPLKAVLGFILSLTATLGFTTLVMQDGFMKELFGIHETAPVLAFLPVIVIGILFGLAMDYEVFLMSRVHEEYSRTRDNEHAIKVGLKESGPVIIAAALIMFSVFLAFVTQEDVMIKTMGMALAFGVLFDAFVVRLMIIPALTLLFGKASWYLPAWLNRILPKFDIEGHALSSMMTHETYMPKQSSQAQHNSAVMSQASSQTHELYNALRQQSNSDDVLYAALLMYAKTHHKDIYYRFAGASDTAHPKPTAAPSMNKDSQEQQALYDLLQSQNRNISEMNTIIKQFMDKDNHKH; this is encoded by the coding sequence TTGGCAAATTTTCTTTATAAACTCGGGTCATTTATCGCAAAGCATAAATGGTGGGCTATAGTCGCATGGATTGTAGTCTTGTTGGCTGTTATCGTACCGATGACATTCAACGCGCCGAAATTTGATAACGATATCAAAATGACCGGGCTGAAATCGATAGATACGAATAAGAAAATTGAGAAGCATTTTGATATAGATAGTGAAAAAGCAACCATACGTGTTGTCATGAAATCTCATACTAAAGACGGCATCGTTAAAGAAGGTGTCATGAAAGATGTGAAACAAACACTAGATGACATCAAGAAAGATGACAAGCATGTTGAAAAAGTTGCAGATCCTTATAAGAACAAACAAATCAGTAAAGATAAAACGACCTTGTTTACAGACATTCAATATGATTTGAGCATGACATCCATTGAAGACAAAAACATAGATAAAGTCAAAGATCACTTAGATGATTTAAAAGATAAACATAATATACAAACTGAATTGACAGGCAATGGTATGAGCGGCAATGTCGAAGTCGGCGGTATGTCAGAAGTAATCGGTATTGTTGTAGCGTTTATTGTGCTTCTGATTACATTCGGTTCCTTTGTCGCAGCAGGTCTGCCGATTATTTCTGCGGTCCTTGGTTTAGTCACAAGTGTCGGTATTATCGGCTTTATGACGCACTTTACAGATATACCGAATGTCACATTGACGTTGGCAGTAATGATAGGACTAGCAGTCGGTATCGACTATGCACTCTTCATCCTCTTCCGCTACAGACAAATCATTAAAAAGGAATCCAGTGTTCCTAAAGCGGTCGGTTTAGCACTAGGGACAGCCGGCGGTGCTGTTATTTTCGCAGGACTGACTGTCATTATCGCAGTCTGCGGTCTTGGTTTAGTCGGTATTAAGTTCTTAGGTATTATGGGTTATATGTCTGCGATCAGTGTACTCTTTGCGGTCTTAAGTGCATTGACACTGGTACCTGCATTGATCAGCTTATTCCATAAATACATTCATCCTAAAGTAGAAGGACAAGGCCGTAAATCAGCAGATACCGGCTGGTCTAAATTTATAGTCAAAAGTCCATTAGCTGCAGTGCTGATCGGCTTGATTATTTTAGTTACGGTTTCTGTACCTGTATCGCATATGCGCTTAGGAATTCCTGATGACGGTGTTAAACCTGAAAGCACGACACAAAAGAAAGCTTACGACATTATGAGTGATAAATTCGGAGAAGGCTTTAATGGTCAAATTCCGATGATTATCAATGTGAAAGATAAAAAAGATGATCCGCAAGCTATGCAGAAGGATTTAAAACAGCTTATGGGCGATATCAATGATATGGACAATGTGGAATTAGTTTCACCGCCGCAAATGAGCAAGCATAATGACTATGCTTTAATTACAGTTATTCCAAAAAATGGTCCGCAAGCCAAAAGTACAGATGACTTAGTAAAAGATTTAAGAGATTATAATGATGATGCAAAAGATAAATATGGTTTCTTAACTGAAATCTCAGGTACCAATGTAATCAACATTGATATGTCTAAGAAACTTAATGACGCAATTCCAGTCTTTGCGGGCATTATTGTCTTATTAGCATTTGTATTATTAATGCTCGTCTTTCGTTCGATTATTATTCCGCTTAAAGCGGTACTCGGTTTCATCTTATCCTTAACTGCCACACTCGGCTTTACGACATTAGTGATGCAAGACGGCTTTATGAAAGAACTATTCGGTATTCATGAAACAGCACCGGTATTGGCCTTCTTGCCAGTCATTGTTATCGGTATATTATTCGGACTTGCGATGGACTATGAAGTATTCTTAATGTCTCGTGTACATGAAGAATACAGCAGAACCCGCGATAATGAGCATGCGATCAAAGTAGGATTGAAAGAAAGCGGTCCGGTTATCATTGCTGCAGCCTTGATTATGTTCAGTGTCTTCTTAGCCTTTGTGACACAAGAAGATGTGATGATTAAAACAATGGGTATGGCTTTAGCCTTCGGGGTACTGTTTGATGCCTTTGTGGTAAGGTTGATGATTATTCCGGCATTGACATTACTATTTGGCAAAGCCTCATGGTATCTGCCGGCATGGCTGAACCGTATCTTGCCGAAATTCGATATTGAAGGACATGCTTTATCATCTATGATGACACATGAAACATATATGCCAAAACAGTCATCGCAAGCGCAGCATAATTCTGCAGTAATGTCTCAAGCATCCTCTCAAACACACGAACTTTACAATGCATTGCGTCAGCAATCCAACTCAGATGATGTGTTATATGCGGCGTTGTTAATGTATGCGAAAACGCATCATAAAGACATTTATTATAGATTTGCGGGTGCGTCGGATACAGCACATCCTAAACCGACAGCAGCACCGAGCATGAACAAGGATTCACAAGAGCAGCAAGCACTATATGACTTGCTTCAAAGTCAGAACCGAAATATCAGCGAGATGAACACAATCATTAAACAATTCATGGACAAAGATAATCACAAGCATTAG
- a CDS encoding glycosyltransferase, which produces MLYTITSTLPPDHGGRTKALLKRIKFLYEELGIQQTILTTNYNIEYPQVLSEFRAQGTLNSATEVINIYDWLSGFNLFNIPKTRFKREFKYAEQPVRLSGYTSKANKKGDVVRYYDAKTETFLMYRKYYQDSDVVKFEDMMSPDTKHKLIRYEYNPYGYLHKESRYAAASNIKVSETLYDLDGNAYCQKFFETSKPHQAHTILLLHQGRITHSFKSDKALFAYFYNALFKDGDIVFNDARLLDRPLLDTQHDIKRLMVFHSTHLTEEGNIKGSFKTALLNPQHVAYYLVLTEQQKADILAETDVPKNQIAVMPHFIEASELKEVERKDQFVYLGRFSKEKQIDHIVKAFKTFKDNGYSTKLKLYGAVPGAERDRIEQCINDNQLETEVEIKSFTSDPNQVFRESLASFLTSTYEGFGLAMMESINEGCPVIAYDVRYGPNEVIIDGENGYLIEPNNIKQLAQAMMQAADQPLKAVHTREKLTPEAAKNNFEALFQALVK; this is translated from the coding sequence ATGCTATATACAATCACTTCAACTTTGCCTCCGGATCATGGCGGCAGGACGAAAGCATTGTTAAAGAGAATTAAGTTTCTCTATGAAGAATTAGGGATTCAACAAACGATCTTAACGACGAATTACAACATAGAATATCCACAAGTATTATCAGAATTCAGAGCACAGGGGACTTTGAATTCAGCAACCGAAGTTATTAATATTTATGACTGGCTGTCTGGCTTTAATTTGTTTAATATTCCAAAAACACGCTTTAAACGTGAATTTAAATATGCTGAACAGCCGGTTCGTTTATCTGGTTATACCTCTAAGGCGAATAAAAAAGGCGACGTTGTGCGTTATTATGATGCAAAGACAGAAACATTTTTAATGTATCGCAAGTATTACCAAGACTCAGATGTAGTGAAGTTTGAAGATATGATGTCGCCAGATACGAAACATAAGCTGATCCGCTATGAATATAATCCGTACGGTTATTTGCATAAAGAAAGCCGCTATGCAGCCGCAAGCAATATAAAAGTTTCAGAAACACTGTATGATTTGGACGGCAATGCTTATTGCCAAAAATTCTTTGAAACCAGCAAGCCGCATCAAGCACATACGATTTTGCTGCTGCATCAAGGGCGTATTACGCATAGTTTCAAATCAGATAAAGCACTCTTTGCTTATTTCTATAATGCGTTATTCAAAGACGGGGATATTGTCTTTAATGACGCGCGTTTGCTTGATCGTCCGCTGCTTGATACACAACATGATATTAAACGTTTAATGGTCTTTCACAGTACGCATTTAACAGAAGAAGGGAACATAAAAGGGTCATTCAAAACAGCACTTCTGAATCCTCAGCACGTCGCTTATTATTTAGTGCTGACAGAGCAGCAGAAAGCAGATATTCTTGCTGAAACTGATGTGCCGAAAAATCAGATTGCAGTTATGCCGCACTTTATCGAAGCGAGTGAACTGAAGGAAGTTGAAAGGAAAGATCAGTTTGTTTATTTAGGGCGTTTCTCTAAAGAAAAACAAATCGACCATATTGTTAAAGCATTTAAAACCTTTAAAGATAACGGTTATTCAACAAAATTGAAGCTTTATGGTGCAGTGCCAGGGGCAGAACGTGATAGAATTGAACAATGCATTAATGACAATCAGCTGGAAACAGAGGTTGAAATCAAAAGTTTCACGTCTGACCCGAATCAAGTCTTTCGCGAATCGCTGGCATCCTTCTTAACAAGTACGTATGAAGGTTTCGGTTTAGCGATGATGGAAAGCATTAATGAAGGGTGTCCGGTGATTGCTTATGATGTCCGTTATGGTCCGAATGAAGTGATTATCGACGGCGAGAACGGGTATTTAATAGAGCCCAATAATATAAAACAATTAGCACAAGCAATGATGCAGGCAGCAGATCAGCCGCTCAAAGCTGTGCACACGCGGGAAAAGTTGACGCCAGAAGCCGCAAAAAATAATTTTGAAGCATTGTTCCAAGCTCTGGTAAAATAG
- a CDS encoding bifunctional glycosyltransferase family 2 protein/CDP-glycerol:glycerophosphate glycerophosphotransferase has protein sequence MNELTVIITYYNKEEYIQACIDSLKHQRNQDFDMIIVNDGSNDGSKAILDEALKDYDKNVQVIDFDNNQGHAHARNVAMEHVQTPYFMFLDADDELASYAIQYYLKHVNGLDALIAPINNFTLNQPQYIDQNKIRLEYMNTKTNPNSFLRKNTACNILFKTSIVRAHHIEFDESLKTYIDNSFVVNYINYAERFVRILGFPFYFRGEVYDPFETEQLTQQSFDQLFEDYADAYLQTISKTKNKKVRQFMTKKLSSRIRKGFDPANRENIKHYKAHQDTLIRLAKKSKWSLLNEGGTLFKIEMLALMLNQPDFAYSLNKYRGMLRHVKNIVLRNKNKNRSMYQLTDQQENVSDQTIVFETFGGKNYSDSPKYIYEYMQKYYPYYNYVWVLKNPDKTYVPGNAQKVKKGSKAYYEAYSKARYWVANARTPLYLNKKANQTYIQTWHGTPLKRLANDMKVVRMPGTTTPAYKRNFREETERWDYLVSPNRYSTEIFESAFWMDRERIHEIGYPRNDVLVNRHDDKAYIEEIREKLNIPEGKKVITYAPTWRDDEFIKKGKYTFQLKIDLENLYEQLGDDYVILLRMHYLIANALDLTGYEDFAIDVSNYDDVSEIFLISDALITDYSSVMFDYGILKRPQFFFAYDIEKYDKGLRGFYMDYKNDLPGPICTDPHTLAESLKDLPKVQAQYQDKIDAFYNRFCSIENGQASKYIGEMIHEGIEKE, from the coding sequence ATGAATGAGTTAACGGTAATTATCACATACTACAACAAAGAAGAGTATATTCAAGCTTGTATCGACAGCTTGAAACACCAACGCAATCAAGATTTTGATATGATTATTGTCAATGATGGTTCTAATGATGGTTCTAAAGCTATTTTAGACGAAGCATTGAAAGACTATGACAAGAACGTTCAAGTTATTGATTTTGACAACAACCAAGGACATGCCCATGCACGTAATGTCGCAATGGAACATGTACAAACACCCTATTTTATGTTCTTAGATGCGGATGATGAATTAGCATCTTATGCGATTCAATATTATCTTAAGCACGTGAACGGCTTAGATGCACTGATTGCGCCGATTAATAACTTTACATTGAATCAGCCGCAATATATTGATCAGAATAAAATCAGATTAGAATATATGAACACGAAAACAAACCCGAATTCATTCTTAAGAAAGAACACTGCATGTAATATTTTATTCAAAACATCGATTGTACGTGCACATCACATTGAATTCGATGAAAGTTTGAAGACATATATTGATAATTCATTTGTTGTGAATTACATCAATTATGCAGAGCGCTTTGTGCGTATTTTAGGTTTCCCATTCTACTTCAGAGGGGAAGTTTATGATCCGTTTGAAACTGAACAGCTGACGCAGCAAAGTTTTGATCAGTTATTCGAAGATTATGCGGATGCCTACCTTCAAACAATAAGCAAAACCAAAAATAAAAAAGTACGCCAATTTATGACTAAGAAATTGTCTTCTCGAATCCGCAAAGGTTTCGACCCTGCGAACAGAGAGAATATAAAGCATTACAAAGCGCATCAAGATACGTTGATTCGTCTTGCGAAAAAATCAAAATGGTCATTGTTAAATGAAGGCGGCACATTATTTAAAATAGAAATGCTTGCTTTGATGCTTAATCAGCCTGACTTTGCCTATTCATTGAATAAATACCGCGGTATGCTGCGCCATGTAAAAAATATTGTACTGAGAAATAAAAACAAAAACCGTTCGATGTATCAGTTAACAGACCAGCAAGAAAATGTGTCTGATCAAACCATTGTATTTGAAACATTCGGCGGTAAGAATTACAGCGATAGTCCAAAATATATTTATGAATATATGCAGAAGTATTATCCGTACTATAACTATGTATGGGTATTGAAAAATCCAGATAAAACTTATGTGCCTGGTAATGCACAAAAAGTTAAAAAAGGTTCAAAAGCATACTATGAAGCGTATTCTAAAGCACGTTATTGGGTCGCAAATGCCAGAACACCATTGTATTTGAATAAAAAAGCGAACCAAACTTATATTCAAACATGGCACGGAACACCTTTAAAACGTTTGGCAAATGATATGAAAGTCGTACGTATGCCGGGTACAACAACACCTGCTTATAAACGTAATTTCAGAGAAGAAACAGAACGTTGGGATTATTTAGTTTCACCGAACCGTTATTCTACTGAAATCTTTGAATCAGCATTCTGGATGGATAGAGAACGTATTCATGAAATCGGCTATCCGCGTAACGATGTCCTCGTGAATCGTCATGATGATAAAGCATATATCGAAGAAATTCGCGAGAAACTTAATATTCCTGAAGGTAAAAAAGTTATTACGTACGCTCCGACATGGCGCGATGATGAATTTATTAAAAAAGGCAAGTATACGTTCCAGCTTAAAATCGATTTAGAGAACCTTTATGAACAGCTTGGCGATGACTATGTCATCTTATTACGTATGCATTATCTGATTGCGAATGCCTTAGACTTAACAGGTTATGAAGACTTTGCGATAGATGTCTCTAACTATGATGATGTTTCAGAAATCTTCTTGATTTCAGATGCCTTGATTACGGATTATTCATCTGTGATGTTCGATTACGGTATCTTAAAACGTCCGCAATTCTTCTTTGCCTATGATATTGAAAAATATGATAAAGGCTTGCGCGGTTTCTATATGGACTATAAAAACGACTTGCCGGGTCCTATCTGTACAGATCCGCATACCTTAGCAGAAAGTTTGAAAGACTTGCCGAAAGTTCAAGCACAATATCAAGATAAAATCGATGCATTCTATAATCGTTTCTGCAGTATTGAAAACGGTCAAGCATCAAAATATATCGGCGAAATGATTCATGAAGGAATTGAGAAAGAATAG
- a CDS encoding DUF488 domain-containing protein: protein MSRTKTKVIYTIGHSNHDEAAFLEMLQAHDIKVLADIRAFTKSRKHPQFKDDNMKAWLSKAGIAYQQIPLLGGRRQPSETADGRMNPFIIMPIIR from the coding sequence ATGAGCCGCACGAAAACAAAAGTTATCTATACAATCGGGCATTCTAATCATGATGAGGCTGCCTTTTTAGAGATGCTGCAAGCGCATGATATTAAGGTTTTAGCGGATATACGTGCATTTACAAAGAGTCGCAAACATCCGCAATTTAAAGATGACAATATGAAAGCATGGCTGAGCAAAGCAGGCATCGCTTATCAGCAAATCCCGTTATTAGGCGGACGCAGACAGCCGAGTGAAACAGCGGATGGCAGAATGAATCCTTTCATAATTATGCCGATTATACGTTAA
- a CDS encoding (deoxy)nucleoside triphosphate pyrophosphohydrolase: MKKLIRVVGAVIEHQGKILCAQRSKQMSLPLLWEFPGGKIEQGETDIEALKREIQEEMKCDLEVGEKVTTTTHEYDFAIIELTTYRCTLQKTMPTLTEHSQIQWLAPADLHQLEWAPADIPAVDLLVEQG, encoded by the coding sequence ATGAAAAAGTTAATCAGAGTTGTAGGTGCAGTGATAGAACACCAAGGTAAAATTTTATGTGCACAACGCAGTAAACAAATGAGCTTGCCGTTATTATGGGAATTTCCGGGCGGTAAAATTGAACAAGGCGAAACAGATATTGAAGCGTTAAAACGTGAAATTCAAGAAGAAATGAAATGTGATTTAGAAGTAGGAGAAAAGGTAACTACTACCACACATGAATATGATTTTGCGATTATCGAATTGACAACGTATCGTTGTACTTTGCAGAAAACAATGCCGACATTAACTGAACATAGCCAAATTCAATGGCTGGCACCTGCGGATTTACATCAATTAGAATGGGCGCCAGCAGATATTCCTGCAGTCGACTTGCTTGTTGAACAAGGGTAA
- a CDS encoding DUF3427 domain-containing protein: MEHLIDDLTQSLHKGFIDRSLVHQGHHVPKLVLNNREENVLATLIDELEKCQLFMISVAFITPSGLQSLKSHLLDMAQRGVKGKILTSNYLGFNTPKVYEELMKLDNVEVRVTDVSGFHAKGYIFDHEAYSTLVVGSSNLTSNALKVNYEHNILLSSHQNGDLVHKVKDQFNDLWEESTPLTETWIDAYRDVYQPQMTQRLFEESQKQTLLENRIHEAVKIEPNLMQVEALKGLDAMRAQGEDKALIISATGTGKTIMSALDVRAFKPKRFLFVVHSETILNDALAAYRKVLADENEADFAKLTGTEKHLDAKYLFATVQTMSKPDIYQQFDPTTFDYIVFDEAHRSAAATYQRIFHYFTPKFMLGMTATPERSDDLSVFAQFNHNVAYEIRLQKALESEILCPFHYFGVSDYIQDGQVVSDNTKDLKLLASEDRVKYILEKTHYYGYSGDELKGLIFVSLKKEAKALAQKLNDKGIPTEALTGSDSQKHRNAVIQQLRDGSLNYIITVDLFNEGIDIPEINQVVMLRSTQSSIIFVQQLGRGLRKSANKDFVTVIDFIGNYKNNYMIPIALSGDHSHNKDSYRKFISDYAPLKGVSTINFEEVAQKRIFDSIQSATLNKKAMILQAFNEVKARIGRTPSLMDFIHQHSIDPEVILSKYGNYEQFLVEKTDIPTRIPENASKNLTFISQELAKGLKNTDYIALELLMSQDESFERLVEKLQHRDSEIEEADVRTSLKVLDETFFSKNIDKRYGTPMVEWDKKTNLIGLTEPFKMNLKNEAFCHHVNDLIEVAQYKHKHVYQNQNDFILYERYSRKDFVKVMNWDKDESAVINGYKQKHHTLSIFITYHKSEDISDNTAYEDQFINQNELKWFTRSPRKLSSDEVQKVMRHQELNTPMYLFVKKEDGEGTDFYYLGKARFMPGTEAQTKITDGKDVVTMHLALDTPVRDDIYRYLVEK; this comes from the coding sequence ATGGAACATTTAATTGATGATTTGACCCAATCGCTTCATAAAGGGTTTATTGATCGTTCTCTTGTACATCAAGGACATCATGTACCGAAACTGGTACTTAATAATCGAGAAGAGAATGTCCTGGCAACACTGATTGATGAGCTTGAAAAATGTCAGTTGTTTATGATTTCAGTCGCCTTTATTACCCCAAGCGGTCTGCAAAGTCTGAAGTCGCATTTGCTTGATATGGCACAACGCGGAGTTAAAGGTAAGATATTAACGTCCAATTATTTAGGTTTCAACACTCCGAAAGTGTATGAAGAATTGATGAAACTCGATAATGTCGAAGTACGTGTGACAGATGTCTCAGGTTTTCATGCGAAAGGTTATATTTTTGATCATGAGGCTTATTCTACATTAGTCGTAGGAAGTTCGAATCTAACTTCTAATGCTTTGAAGGTCAATTATGAACATAATATTTTATTATCTTCTCATCAAAACGGTGACTTAGTCCATAAAGTGAAAGACCAATTCAATGACTTGTGGGAAGAGAGTACGCCTTTAACAGAAACTTGGATTGACGCATATCGAGACGTCTATCAGCCCCAAATGACCCAACGTTTGTTTGAAGAAAGTCAGAAACAAACGCTGTTAGAAAATAGAATACATGAAGCAGTTAAAATCGAACCGAATCTGATGCAGGTAGAAGCATTGAAAGGGTTAGATGCAATGCGTGCACAAGGAGAAGATAAGGCACTGATTATTTCTGCGACAGGAACAGGTAAGACGATTATGTCTGCGTTAGATGTCCGTGCATTTAAGCCTAAGCGTTTTTTATTTGTTGTGCATAGTGAAACCATCTTAAATGATGCATTGGCAGCGTATCGCAAAGTGTTGGCAGATGAAAATGAAGCGGACTTTGCGAAATTGACAGGGACTGAGAAGCATTTGGATGCGAAGTATTTATTCGCGACAGTTCAAACGATGTCAAAACCTGACATCTATCAACAGTTTGACCCAACAACCTTTGATTACATTGTCTTTGATGAAGCACACCGTTCAGCAGCTGCTACATATCAACGAATTTTCCATTATTTCACACCGAAGTTTATGTTAGGTATGACAGCGACACCTGAACGAAGCGACGATTTAAGTGTCTTTGCGCAATTTAATCATAATGTGGCATATGAAATCAGACTTCAAAAGGCACTAGAAAGTGAAATTTTATGTCCATTCCATTATTTTGGTGTTTCAGATTATATTCAAGACGGCCAAGTTGTGAGTGATAATACGAAAGATTTGAAGCTGTTAGCATCTGAAGACCGAGTGAAATATATTTTAGAGAAAACACATTATTATGGATATTCTGGTGATGAATTAAAAGGCTTAATCTTTGTCAGCCTCAAAAAAGAAGCAAAAGCTTTAGCACAAAAGTTAAATGACAAAGGCATACCGACAGAAGCCTTAACCGGTTCAGATTCGCAAAAACATCGTAATGCAGTGATTCAGCAATTAAGAGATGGAAGCTTGAATTACATTATTACCGTGGATTTGTTTAACGAAGGGATCGATATTCCTGAAATCAACCAAGTCGTGATGTTGCGGAGTACGCAATCGAGTATTATCTTTGTTCAGCAACTCGGACGCGGTCTGCGCAAGAGTGCGAATAAAGATTTTGTGACAGTCATTGATTTCATTGGAAACTATAAAAATAACTATATGATTCCGATAGCACTGTCAGGTGACCATTCCCATAATAAAGATAGTTATCGAAAATTCATTTCAGACTATGCACCATTAAAAGGCGTTTCAACAATTAATTTTGAAGAAGTTGCTCAAAAGAGAATTTTTGATTCGATTCAATCTGCGACTTTAAATAAGAAAGCTATGATTTTACAAGCATTCAATGAAGTGAAAGCACGCATTGGTCGTACGCCAAGTTTAATGGATTTCATTCATCAACATTCGATTGATCCAGAAGTGATTCTTTCGAAGTATGGGAATTATGAACAATTTCTAGTGGAGAAAACAGATATTCCCACAAGAATCCCTGAAAATGCCTCTAAGAATTTGACTTTCATTTCTCAAGAATTAGCGAAAGGTTTGAAGAATACTGATTATATAGCACTAGAGTTGTTGATGAGCCAAGATGAAAGTTTTGAACGTTTAGTTGAAAAGCTTCAACATAGAGATAGTGAAATTGAAGAAGCGGATGTGCGTACCAGTTTGAAGGTATTAGATGAAACTTTCTTCAGCAAGAATATAGATAAAAGATATGGCACACCGATGGTTGAATGGGATAAAAAGACTAATCTTATCGGCCTTACCGAACCGTTTAAAATGAACTTGAAAAATGAAGCCTTTTGTCATCACGTCAATGATTTGATCGAAGTAGCCCAATATAAACATAAGCATGTCTATCAAAATCAAAATGACTTTATCTTGTATGAACGTTATTCGAGAAAAGATTTTGTGAAAGTGATGAACTGGGATAAAGATGAGTCTGCAGTTATTAACGGTTATAAACAAAAACATCATACATTGTCGATTTTCATTACGTATCACAAAAGTGAAGATATCAGCGACAATACAGCGTATGAAGATCAATTCATTAATCAAAATGAGCTGAAATGGTTCACGCGTTCACCAAGAAAGTTAAGTTCTGATGAAGTTCAAAAAGTAATGCGACACCAAGAACTCAATACACCAATGTATCTTTTCGTGAAGAAAGAAGACGGTGAAGGAACAGACTTCTATTATTTAGGTAAAGCTCGCTTTATGCCGGGTACTGAAGCACAAACGAAGATAACGGATGGCAAAGATGTAGTCACAATGCATCTTGCTTTAGATACGCCAGTTCGAGATGATATTTACCGTTATTTAGTTGAAAAATAA
- a CDS encoding fructose bisphosphate aldolase has protein sequence MNQEQFDKIKNGKGFIAALDQSGGSTPKALKAYGVEENEYSNDDEMFDLVHEMRTRIITSPAFNGDKILGAILFEQTMDREIEGQYTGDFLASKGIVPFLKVDKGLAEESEGVQVMKPIPDLDKLLKRANERHIFGTKMRSNILENNKEGIEKVVKQQFEVAKEIIAAGLVPIIEPEVNIHSKDKEAIEANLAEAIKAELDNLSKDEFVMLKLTIPTKANTYKALIDHPQVVRVVALSGGYSREEANKILKQNDGLIASFSRALVTDLNVKQSDEEFNSKLQDAIDSIFDASVNKA, from the coding sequence ATGAACCAAGAACAATTTGACAAAATTAAAAATGGTAAAGGATTTATCGCAGCATTAGACCAAAGCGGTGGAAGTACTCCTAAAGCGCTTAAAGCTTATGGCGTTGAAGAAAATGAATACTCAAACGACGACGAAATGTTTGACCTTGTACATGAAATGCGTACACGCATCATCACTTCACCTGCTTTCAACGGAGACAAAATCTTAGGAGCTATCTTATTCGAACAAACAATGGATCGTGAAATCGAAGGACAATACACAGGTGATTTCTTAGCAAGCAAAGGCATTGTTCCATTCTTGAAAGTCGACAAAGGTTTAGCTGAAGAAAGCGAAGGCGTTCAAGTCATGAAACCTATTCCTGACTTAGACAAATTATTGAAACGTGCTAACGAACGTCATATCTTCGGTACTAAAATGCGTTCTAACATTTTAGAAAACAACAAAGAAGGTATCGAAAAAGTTGTTAAACAACAATTCGAAGTTGCAAAAGAAATCATTGCGGCTGGTTTAGTACCTATCATCGAACCAGAAGTCAACATTCATTCAAAAGACAAAGAAGCTATCGAAGCGAACTTAGCTGAAGCTATCAAAGCTGAATTAGATAACTTAAGCAAAGACGAATTTGTAATGTTGAAATTAACAATTCCTACTAAAGCCAACACTTACAAAGCACTTATCGACCACCCTCAAGTGGTACGCGTTGTTGCATTATCTGGCGGTTACAGCCGTGAAGAAGCAAACAAAATCTTAAAACAAAATGACGGATTAATCGCAAGCTTCTCTCGTGCATTAGTGACTGACTTGAACGTTAAACAATCAGACGAAGAATTCAACAGTAAATTACAAGATGCTATCGATTCTATCTTTGATGCATCTGTAAACAAAGCATAA